Proteins from a single region of Primulina tabacum isolate GXHZ01 chromosome 5, ASM2559414v2, whole genome shotgun sequence:
- the LOC142544446 gene encoding uncharacterized protein LOC142544446, whose product MLKDIERDYGVELEYHKVWAGKKMAMHDIYGTDKGSYDKLRWYCHAVKETNPGSFVECEIDSMTNKFRRLFICFHACLVGFISGCRPLLFLDGTHIKNKYKGCLLGAVAKDANDDVFTLAYVIVDAENDSNWEWFCYQLKHVLASQYIMIFRSYIFFSDRHPGLIKAIQTVFPGSHHSYCLRDLVDNFVKQVLRRYPLHNKKHWSSVLKKAAYTPSRHEFSQHIKSIIDSMPLAQEFLVSVPSENWANSMFVGERWGVINNNIVESWNNWVKQARYLPIVGMIDNIRIQIMTTMHKRREKTMAMIGELSPRKEKEVSIAYGQSRSLKVHKSCGALFEVIDGDKSFSVDLNSCRFSCRYWQMYRLPCKHACSCIESKSLSVYQFCDGYFKMNMYRQAYKGIINPIPTNDMSEGSLNDGPTIYAPTTRSQPGRRRTKRYLLKLNNV is encoded by the exons ATGCTGAAGGACATTGAAAGAGATTATGGAGTAGAACTTGAGTATCATAAAGTTTGGGCGGGTAAAAAGATGGCAATGCATGATATTTATGGAACTGATAAGGGGTCGTATGATAAATTACGATGGTATTGTCATGCTGTTAAAGAAACAAATCCCGGGAGTTTTGTTGAATGTGAAATTGATTCGATGACAAACAAATTTAGACGGTTATTCATATGTTTTCATGCATGTCTGGTTGGTTTTATTAGTGGTTGTCggccattattatttttagatgGAACTCACATTAAGAACAAGTACAAAGGATGTTTATTAGGCGCTGTGGCAAAGGATGCGAATGATGATGTTTTTACACTTGCGTATGTAATTGTTGATGCAGAAAACGATTCTAATTGGGAATGGTTTTGCTACCAGTTAAAACATGTCTTGGCATCCCAATACATAATGATATTCCGTAGCTACATTTTTTTCTCTGACCGACATCCTGGACTTATCAAAGCTATTCAGACTGTGTTCCCTGGTAGTCACCATTCTTATTGTTTAAGAGATCTGGTCGATAACTTTGTCAAGCAG gTATTGCGTAGGTATCCTCTCCATAACAAGAAACATTGGTCTTCTGTTTTGAAGAAAGCTGCGTACACCCCATCAAGACATGAATTCTCGCAACATATCAAAAGCATAATCGATTCGATGCCGCTCGCCCAGGAGTTTCTTGTGAGTGTGCCCTCAGAAAATTGGGCCAATTCTATGTTTGTGGGTGAGCGATGGGGTgtcattaataataatattgttgAAAGCTGGAACAATTGGGTAAAACAAGCGCGATATCTACCTATTGTGGGTATGATAGATAACATACGAATTCAAATAATGACCACGATGCACAAAAGACGAGAAAAAACAATGGCGATGATCGGAGAACTAAGTCCAAGAAAGGAGAAGGAGGTGTCAATTGCATACGGACAATCTCGAAGCTTAAAGGTGCACAAGTCATGTGGAGCTCTGTTTGAGGTGATAGATGGGGACAAAAGTTTTTCAGTGGATTTGAATTCATGTCGTTTTTCATGTCGATATTGGCAGATGTATAGGCTACCGTGCAAGCATGCTTGCTCATGCATAGAATCAAAGTCTCTGTCGGTTTATCAATTCTGTGATGGATATTTTAAGATGAACATGTACCGCCAAGCTTATAAAGGAATCATAAATCCAATTCCAACAAATGACATGAGTGAGGGTTCTCTGAATGATGGACCTACCATTTATGCTCCTACAACCCGTAGCCAGCCAGGACGTAGAAGGACCAAACGATACCTTCTCAAGTTGAACAACGTGTGA